A stretch of Episyrphus balteatus chromosome 2, idEpiBalt1.1, whole genome shotgun sequence DNA encodes these proteins:
- the LOC129911068 gene encoding vacuolar protein sorting-associated protein 37A, with protein sequence MLPRQYNNTYDLDFRKRQIDTLKIFNDNVREITENEDYTIQFESGGRIFYLNVQLGKNFPTEKPKIIVSPLVQHHWVNSNGFDVENAPGLLNYSKHSDLGRVVQAIIREFEKFPPPLLSTNEVSPNASAGSSKDGSPLDNLTIPSNTDHDLPNLSAMSLDELKKLDTDPEFFDDFIEEMSVVQHLNEELDSMINQVENISRENESKESNLSELKLKLNDDVTALKNLGEKCDQLNLKYIKKSEEFAPQHIRELLQIAASNSDTDCEKHVEQFLNGKIDVQTFLNSYTCSKKISSERKAKEERLGHQLSAFERAGI encoded by the exons ATGCTTCCCAGGCAGTACAATAACACCTACGATTTGGATTTTCGCAAAAGACAAATCGACACGCTAAAGATTTTCAATGACAA tGTTCGTGAAATAACCGAAAATGAAGATTACACTATCCAATTTGAATCGGGTGGTCGAATTTTTTACCTAAACGTCCAACTTGGTAAGAATTTTCCCAcggaaaaaccaaaaataattgtATCTCCACTTGTCCAACATCATTGGGTTAATTCGAATGGATTTGATGTTGAAAATGCCCCTGGATTGCTTAAC TATTCTAAGCATTCTGATTTGGGAAGAGTTGTTCAGGCCATAATAAgagaatttgaaaaatttcctccaCCACTATTATCAACAAATGAAGTCAGTCCTAATGCATCTGCAGGTAGCAGCAAAGATGGTTCACCATTAGATAATTTAACAATACCTTCAAACACGGATCATGATCTACCAAACTTATCAGCTATGTCCTTAgacgaactcaaaaaattggaCACGGATCCAGAATTCTTTGATGACTTTATCGAAGAGATGTCAGTTGTTCAGCATCTAAATGAAGAATTGGACTCAATGATTAACCAAGTTGAAAACATATCAA GAGAAAACGAATCAAAAGAATCTAATTTAAGTGAACTTAAACTCAAACTGAATGATGACGTCACAGCCTTAAAAAATCTAGGCGAAAAATGTGATCAACTTAACCTCAAGtatattaaaaaatctgaaGAATTTGCTCCCCAGCATATAAGA GAACTTCTTCAAATAGCTGCTTCAAATTCCGATACGGATTGCGAAAAGCATGTGGAGCAATTTTTAAATGGTAAAATCGATGTTCAAACATTCCTGAATAGCTACACTTGTTCGAAAAAGATAAGCTCCGAGCGAAAAGCAAAAGAAGAACGATTGGGTCATCAACTCAGTGCTTTCGAAAGAGCGGGAATCTAA
- the LOC129911059 gene encoding uncharacterized protein LOC129911059: MDKQCFLCKSKAKDEVKFGEFMTRGKISVHYFCLLLSSNLMQNGRDDEGLLGFMPKDIQEEANRVKPLMCYYCKKPSANISCCASKCYKSFHLTCGEKNSTEHNFVGTFKSFCHHHVKGKKVTPPLPDEKCCICYDYILGQGKKFDTVNMIRAPCCKNGWFHKYCLAAFAKTAGYFFKCPLCNDSKLFRQRLAYKSIFIPDRDAAWELEPNAYAELLERPSSCSAENCRSEGGRESKTKRNEFVFCSTCGSVAIHRRCMKTQTKNFLCNECTSFTAAINNSSVVNISATQQSNHNDEEDENEEIDVCDDLEDGPLNNSETTNELEEDKEEETIKPLGLGVKNNKLVDNGDSSDGESDNSSNEGTDIDVDDIIQPLGIIKPEKYKIVDYNVLESELEEEVISNRKTLKRTNRIISSDSSDIQTTSCKRQKRLPSSETESLFDSGAESDRSGSSGYKCNSKSSLENSTSDFSQKSDQKEVVYVKRLKNLEIEQRCNRRFTSLNDGINKTKTKIKPKRCVSDYKDTFSNLSEYETDGFLNTVAYERTIELKIERLFNEEQTSQPVLQKHVSFSNQENKNSSFNNPASSEMVEDLKSKSAITKISPMRLRSRSEDYEKEQSSPLVHQKHDSFSYKESKTMPSNNSVSSEMADSVKPISPITEISPMRLRSQSEDFSKRAPRISRRRSCNPSSLQTITEPYGLKRLNESLDSGSSKRSCLDSITDNERCTLTQNNNTTSVYKDENNYKKSIGLKNHRSRGRSPLMANITDVYAYMTPPYIKQLKDKFDKTKTADDIIELQSSVTEDGKAFVKNKPNHSKRSNFSQSSNSEQSNQEDNANLSVEEKANQNGTATDRNLNGFDNLFGADKSKIKKNKTKRIPSQKSPKGITSLPSNQTKIESFFKRV; this comes from the exons ATGGATAAGCAATGTTTTTTGTGCAAATCCAAAGCAAAAGATGAAGTCAAATTTGGTGAATTCATGACCCGTGGCAAAATCTCTGTGCACTATTTTTGTTTG CTCCTGAGTtcaaatttaatgcaaaatggTCGAGACGACGAAGGTTTATTGGGATTTATGCCGAAAGACATCCAAGAGGAAGCAAATAGAGTCAAGCCGTTG ATGTGTTACTATTGCAAGAAACCCAGTGCTAACATATCGTGCTGTGCTTCCAAATGCTACAAGTCATTCCATTTAACGTGCGGCGAGAAAAATAGTACGGAACATAATTTTGTTGGGACGTTCAAGTCTTTTTGTCATCATCATGTTAAGGGAAAGAAAGTCACTCCACCATTGCCAGACGAAAAATGTTGCATTTGCTATGACTATATACTAGGTCAGGGTAAGAAATTCGATACTGTGAACATGATTCGAGCTCCTTGTTGTAAAAATGGCTGGTTCCATAAATATTGTTTGGCTGCGTTTGCCAAGACTGCtggttacttttttaaatgtccTCTGTGCAATGATAGCAAACTGTTTCGACAACGTCTGGCTTACAAAAGTATTTTCATTCCAGATag GGATGCAGCATGGGAGTTAGAACCGAATGCTTATGCTGAACTCCTGGAGAGGCCAAGTTCATGTTCAGCTGAAAACTGCCGCTCTGAAGGGGGACGAGAGTCAAAAACCAAACGCAATGAGTTTGTCTTTTGCTCAACTTGTGGTTCTGTTGCTATTCACCGCCGGTGTATGAAAACTCAAACCAAGAACTTTTTATGTAACGAATGCACATCATTCACTGCTGCAATAAATAATTCATCTGTTGTTAATATTAGTGCCACTCAACAAAGTAATCATAACGACGAAGAAGATGAAAACGAAGAAATTGATGTTTGCGACGATTTGGAAGATGGCCCTTTGAATAACTCTGAAACTACAAATGAACTGGAGGAAGACAAAGAGGAAGAAACAATTAAACCTCTTGGATTAGGAGTTAAGAACAACAAATTAGTAGACAATGGTGATTCATCTGATGGTGAATCAGATAACTCTTCGAATGAAGGCACTGATATTGATGTCGATGATATAATTCAACCTTTAGGCATAATAAAACCCGAGAAATATAAAATCGTTGACTATAACGTATTGGAAAGTGAATTAGAAGAAGAAGTTATTTCGAACAGAAAGACTCTCAAGCGAACCAATCGAATTATATCAAGTGACAGTTCAGACATCCAAACGACATCTTGCAAACGACAGAAACGTTTACCTTCCAGTGAAACAGAAAGTCTTTTCGATAGCGGAGCAGAGAGTGATCGTTCCGGTAGTAGTGGCTATAAATGTAACAGCAAGAGCTCTTTAGAAAATTCAACCAgcgatttttctcaaaaatctgatcAAAAAGAGGTGGTTTATgtgaaaagattaaaaaatttagaaatagaACAAAGATGTAACCGCAGATTCACAtcattaaatgacggaattaataaaactaaaactaagaTTAAACCCAAAAGGTGCGTTTCGGACTATAAGGACACATTTTCCAATTTATCAGAATATGAAACAGATGGCTTTCTTAACACAGTTGCTTATGAAAGAACTATAGAGTTAAAAATagaaagactttttaatgaagaGCAAACTTCTCAACCAGTTCTTCAAAAGCATGTCTCTTTTTCaaatcaagaaaataaaaactcatcATTCAACAATCCTGCTTCAAGTGAAATGGTTGAAGACCTTAAATCTAAGTCCGCAATAACGAAAATATCACCTATGCGTCTAAGAAGTCGATCAGAAGATTATGAAAAAGAGCAAAGTTCTCCATTAGTTCATCAAAAACATGATTCTTTTTCGTATAAGGAATCAAAAACCATGCCATCTAATAATTCTGTTTCAAGTGAAATGGCTGATAGTGTAAAACCTATTTCCCCAATAACGGAAATTTCACCTATGCGTTTGAGAAGTCAATCggaagatttttcaaaaagagcCCCACGTATCTCTCGAAGGAGAAGCTGCAACCCAAGTTCATTGCAAACAATCACCGAACCGTATGGATTGAAACGACTGAACGAGTCGCTAGACTCTGGATCCTCCAAACGCAGTTGTCTGGATTCCATAACTGATAATGAGCGTTGTACGCttacacaaaataataatactaCGTCTGTTTATAAGGACGAAAACAACTATAAGAAATCAATTGGATTGAAAAATCATCGATCGAGAGGAAGATCTCCTCTTATGGCAAACATCACTGATGTATACGCTTACATGACTCCACCTTATATTAAACAGCTGAAGGATAAGTTTG aTAAAACTAAAACCGCCGATGATATCATTGAATTACAATCTAGTGTGACTGAAGATGGTAAAGCTTTTGTTAAAA ACAAACCAAACCATTCAAAACGCTCAAACTTTTCACAGTCTAGCAATTCGGAACAAAGCAATCAAGAAGACAATGCCAATTTATCAGTAGAAGAGAAAGCAAATCAAAACGGAACTGCCACAGATAGAAATTTGAATGGCTTTGATAATTTGTTTGGAGCAgacaaatcaaaaattaaaaaaaataaaactaaacgcATTCCTTCCCAAAAGTCTCcg AAAGGAATAACAAGTCTACCCAGTAATCAGACAAAGATTGAATCATTTTTCAAGAGagtttaa